In a genomic window of Scyliorhinus torazame isolate Kashiwa2021f chromosome 5, sScyTor2.1, whole genome shotgun sequence:
- the LOC140422534 gene encoding uncharacterized protein — MSDLERHEDTQKMEKPWECGDCGKGFRTPSELEIHRRSHTGERPFICSQCGKGFTCLPNLRTHQRVHTGEKPFTCSQCEKRFTRLSSLQTHQRVHTGVKPFTCSQCEKRFTRLSSLQTHQQVHTGARPFICSQCGKGFTRLSSLQTHQRVHTGVKPFTCSQCEKRFARLSNLQAHQRVHTGERPFTCYQCGKGFRQLANLQSHQRVHTGERSFTCSQCEKGFTWLSGLRRHQRVHTGEKPFSCSQCEKGFTWLSGLRTHQRVHTAERSFTCSE, encoded by the coding sequence ATgtccgacctggagagacacgaggacacccaaaaAATGGAGAAACCCTgggaatgtggagactgtgggaagggatttagaacgccatcagagctggaaattcatcgacgcagtcacactggggagaggccattcatctgctctcagtgtggaaagggattcacttgcttacccaacctgcggacacaccagcgagttcacaccggggagaaaccattcacctgctctcagtgtgagaagagattcactcggttatccagcctgcagacacatcagcgagttcacacaggggtgaaaccattcacctgctctcagtgtgagaagagattcactcggttatccagcctgcagacacatcagcaggttcacaccggggcgaggccattcatctgctctcagtgtggaaagggattcactcggttatccagcctgcagacacatcagcgagttcatactggggtgaaaccattcacctgctctcagtgtgagaagagatttgcTCGGTTATCCAatttgcaggcacaccagcgagttcacactggggagaggccattcacctgctatcagtgtgggaagggcttcagGCAGTTAGCCAACCTGCAgagccatcagcgagttcacactggggagaggtcgttcacctgctctcagtgtgagaagggattcacttggttatccggcctgcggagacaccagcgagttcacactggggagaagccattctcctgctctcagtgtgagaagggattcacttggttatccggcctgcggacacaccagcgagttcacactgcggagaggtcgttcacctgctctgagtag